A region of Clostridium acetobutylicum ATCC 824 DNA encodes the following proteins:
- a CDS encoding UDP-N-acetylglucosamine 4,6-dehydratase family protein yields MGYFTGKNVLIVGGTGTIGHGLINELLKENPKVIRIFSRDEYKQFLMQNEFRGIAEKFRFLIGDVRDYDRVERAMNGIDVVFNLAAMKHVPACEYNPEEAIRTNITGMENVIKAATYHNVECVVFTSSDKAINPTNSYGATKLLAEKLVQAANYSKGNVRTKFVAVRFGNVMGSRGSVIPLFKKQIEENAVITVTDPTMSRFMMTLSQAVKLIMTAAKEATGGEVFILKMPVIKLIDLAKVVVEETSRKLDINPERIKIKEIGLRAGERCYEELMTREESVNAYDLGHSYVVIPSSFYITDYKSKYSKYKKAEIGSYNSSSIEPITLDEVRQLLKNCGLL; encoded by the coding sequence ATGGGATACTTTACAGGAAAAAATGTATTAATAGTTGGAGGAACAGGAACCATAGGGCATGGACTTATCAATGAACTTTTGAAAGAAAATCCAAAAGTAATAAGAATATTTAGCAGAGACGAGTATAAACAATTCTTAATGCAGAATGAATTTAGAGGGATTGCAGAAAAATTTAGATTTTTGATAGGTGATGTTAGAGATTATGATAGAGTAGAGAGGGCAATGAACGGCATTGATGTGGTATTTAACCTTGCTGCTATGAAACATGTACCAGCTTGCGAGTATAATCCAGAAGAAGCTATAAGAACTAATATAACAGGTATGGAGAATGTTATAAAAGCAGCAACATATCATAATGTGGAGTGTGTTGTTTTCACAAGTTCAGATAAAGCAATAAATCCTACTAATTCTTATGGAGCAACTAAGCTTTTAGCTGAAAAATTAGTGCAGGCAGCTAATTATAGTAAGGGAAATGTCAGAACAAAGTTTGTTGCAGTTAGATTTGGTAATGTAATGGGATCGAGAGGATCAGTAATACCCCTATTTAAAAAGCAAATTGAAGAGAATGCGGTTATAACAGTAACAGATCCTACTATGAGTAGATTTATGATGACATTAAGTCAAGCTGTAAAGCTTATAATGACAGCAGCAAAAGAGGCAACTGGAGGAGAGGTTTTCATACTTAAAATGCCTGTCATAAAGCTTATTGATTTGGCTAAGGTTGTAGTAGAAGAAACCTCAAGAAAATTGGATATAAATCCTGAAAGAATAAAAATAAAAGAAATAGGCTTGAGAGCAGGAGAAAGATGCTACGAGGAACTTATGACAAGAGAAGAATCTGTAAATGCGTATGATTTAGGGCATTCTTACGTTGTAATTCCATCAAGCTTTTATATAACAGATTATAAGTCTAAATATAGTAAATATAAGAAAGCAGAAATTGGAAGCTATAATTCCTCTAGTATTGAACCTATTACATTAGATGAAGTAAGACAACTTTTGAAAAACTGTGGACTTCTTTAA
- a CDS encoding DUF4910 domain-containing protein, whose amino-acid sequence MEEINKYIQNSSETGGEIYNLIEELFPICRSITGNGVRKTMDIIRKHIPLEIHEVKSGTKVFDWTVPKEWNIKDAYVRNSKGEKVIDFKENNLHVMSYSVPVHKTMTLDELKPYLHTIPGNKDRIPYLTSYYKENWGFSLTQNKFDELCDDDYEVVIDSSLEDGSLTYGEYYIRGELEEEILLTTYTCHPSMCNDNLSGVALITFIAKALSKLKTKYSYRFLFAPETIGSITWLSRNEDKLKNIKMGLVATCVGDAGIKNYKRTKFGDAEIDKIVEKVLMHCGSEYYVADFFPWGSDERQFSSPGINLPVGSLMRSCYGFDGYHTSADNLCYMNKDGLADSYKTYLEVIYTIENNRTYLNLNPKCEPQLGKRGIYRMIGGGSDYPFDEFAMFWVLNMSDGKNSLLDIAYKSGMEFRRIKYAADALYRVELLKLV is encoded by the coding sequence ATGGAAGAAATAAATAAGTATATACAAAACAGTAGTGAGACTGGAGGAGAAATATATAATCTTATAGAAGAACTTTTTCCAATATGCAGGAGTATAACTGGAAATGGTGTCAGAAAAACTATGGATATTATAAGAAAGCATATACCTTTAGAAATACATGAAGTAAAGTCTGGAACAAAAGTGTTTGATTGGACGGTACCTAAGGAGTGGAATATAAAAGACGCTTATGTAAGAAATTCCAAAGGGGAAAAGGTAATTGACTTTAAAGAAAATAATCTTCATGTTATGAGTTATAGTGTTCCGGTACATAAAACTATGACACTTGATGAACTTAAACCTTATCTTCATACTATTCCAGGCAATAAAGATAGAATACCGTATTTAACATCTTATTATAAAGAAAATTGGGGTTTTTCGTTGACACAAAATAAATTTGATGAACTTTGTGATGACGATTATGAGGTGGTAATAGATTCGTCACTTGAAGATGGAAGTCTTACCTATGGTGAATACTATATTAGAGGTGAACTGGAAGAAGAGATACTATTAACAACCTATACCTGTCATCCATCTATGTGCAATGATAACCTAAGTGGTGTTGCTCTTATTACTTTTATAGCAAAAGCCTTAAGCAAGCTTAAGACAAAATATTCCTATAGATTTTTGTTTGCACCAGAAACTATAGGATCTATAACATGGCTTAGCAGAAATGAAGATAAGCTTAAAAATATAAAGATGGGTTTGGTTGCAACTTGTGTTGGTGATGCTGGAATAAAAAATTATAAAAGAACTAAATTTGGTGATGCTGAAATAGATAAAATAGTAGAGAAGGTTTTAATGCATTGTGGAAGTGAGTATTATGTAGCAGATTTCTTTCCATGGGGAAGTGATGAAAGGCAGTTTTCATCTCCAGGAATAAATTTGCCAGTAGGGTCTTTAATGAGATCATGCTATGGCTTTGATGGATATCATACATCAGCAGATAATCTTTGTTATATGAATAAAGATGGGCTGGCAGATTCTTATAAAACTTATCTTGAAGTTATATATACAATTGAAAATAATAGAACATATTTAAATCTAAATCCAAAGTGTGAACCTCAGCTCGGAAAGAGAGGGATTTACAGAATGATTGGAGGAGGAAGCGACTATCCTTTCGATGAATTTGCAATGTTTTGGGTATTAAATATGAGCGATGGAAAAAATTCATTACTAGATATAGCCTATAAATCAGGCATGGAGTTTAGGAGAATAAAATATGCTGCAGACGCTCTTTATAGGGTAGAACTTCTGAAATTGGTATAG
- a CDS encoding motility associated factor glycosyltransferase family protein produces MNEITKNSIEKSKKENLEVNYVIEKSKDNKNVLKVIKDGKSMYMGSKYNASRDIEDIFNKIEDGHKDIAVIFGLGSGEYIKHILHMNNKLKKIVVIEPDFNTIKAFTFTEYFNEIVNDKRFYLCPLLKDEFFVSLSSILKENEVSEINYIVFPNYNRIYGDELKYCTEILQHYIDISLSNKGTNEKFSKLWFQCYVKNLRYIVKSTPVYYLNNLFKGLPAVIVSAGPSLEKNISYLKEYQNKCVIISGGRTLKPLLELGISPDFVCIIDPADIAYQQIKDYDYSRFPLVYFEKTNWRVVENHKGNKIINSYDENLKRLLGTDVGALDHGGSVAHNCLGLAVKLGCNPIIMIGQDFAYTNDKTHAGIASLESEIESSEELENEMYVKDVFGEMVKTDSVLNMYRKTMEEMIKIYSDREYINCTEGGAYIEGTKIGELKKVLHNHCKSILNKDISSVFLKSNNVKVSGVIKELKNTLKEGEKIIESIKDINKEDKGYEKIRSYIEKHFLLNYVCEIGDENKKDYSKLSEELMEDLKIIEDTIEFIK; encoded by the coding sequence ATGAATGAGATTACAAAAAATTCTATAGAAAAATCAAAAAAAGAAAATTTAGAAGTAAATTATGTTATAGAGAAAAGTAAAGACAACAAAAATGTATTAAAAGTAATTAAGGATGGAAAAAGTATGTATATGGGAAGCAAATATAATGCTTCTCGTGACATAGAAGATATATTTAACAAAATAGAAGATGGTCACAAAGACATAGCAGTTATTTTTGGTCTTGGTTCTGGAGAGTACATAAAACATATTTTACATATGAATAATAAATTAAAGAAGATTGTAGTAATTGAACCAGATTTCAATACTATAAAGGCTTTTACATTTACAGAATATTTTAATGAAATAGTAAACGATAAAAGATTTTACTTATGTCCTTTATTGAAGGATGAATTTTTTGTGAGTCTATCCAGCATATTAAAGGAAAACGAAGTGAGTGAAATAAATTATATTGTATTCCCAAATTACAATAGAATTTACGGTGATGAACTAAAATATTGTACCGAAATACTTCAGCATTATATAGACATATCTTTAAGTAATAAGGGCACTAATGAAAAGTTTTCTAAGTTGTGGTTTCAATGTTATGTTAAAAATTTAAGATACATAGTCAAAAGTACTCCAGTATACTATTTAAATAATTTATTTAAAGGTCTTCCTGCTGTAATTGTATCGGCTGGACCATCCCTTGAGAAAAATATATCTTATTTGAAAGAGTACCAAAATAAATGCGTAATAATTTCTGGAGGAAGAACATTAAAGCCTTTATTAGAACTTGGTATATCACCAGATTTTGTATGCATTATAGATCCAGCGGATATAGCCTATCAGCAGATTAAAGATTATGACTACAGCAGATTTCCTCTTGTATATTTTGAAAAAACAAATTGGAGGGTAGTAGAAAATCACAAAGGAAATAAGATAATAAATTCTTATGATGAAAATTTAAAGAGGTTACTTGGAACTGATGTTGGAGCACTTGACCATGGAGGTTCGGTTGCTCATAATTGTTTAGGCCTTGCAGTTAAACTTGGTTGTAATCCAATAATAATGATAGGTCAGGATTTTGCATATACAAATGATAAAACTCATGCAGGTATAGCTAGCTTAGAAAGTGAAATAGAGAGCAGTGAAGAGTTAGAGAATGAAATGTATGTTAAAGATGTATTTGGGGAAATGGTTAAAACGGATAGTGTTCTAAATATGTATAGAAAGACCATGGAAGAGATGATAAAAATTTATAGTGATAGAGAATACATAAATTGTACAGAAGGCGGGGCATACATAGAAGGAACAAAAATAGGGGAGTTAAAAAAAGTTCTTCATAATCACTGTAAATCAATTTTAAATAAAGATATATCAAGTGTATTTTTAAAAAGTAATAATGTTAAGGTAAGTGGTGTAATAAAAGAGTTAAAGAATACACTTAAAGAAGGCGAAAAAATAATTGAAAGCATAAAAGATATCAATAAAGAAGATAAAGGATATGAGAAAATTAGAAGTTATATTGAAAAGCATTTCCTTTTAAATTATGTGTGTGAAATAGGAGATGAAAACAAAAAAGACTATAGCAAATTATCTGAAGAATTGATGGAAGATTTAAAAATTATAGAAGATACTATTGAATTTATAAAATGA
- a CDS encoding AAC(3) family N-acetyltransferase — MNFLYEFSNKKISSEDFKLAFKKLGIKEGDVVFLHSDITVFGKLILTDRKKFFNDILSSVKDVVGKKGVVIMPTFSYSFCNGEVFDVKKTKGTVGALNEFFRKSEDTVRTVQPIFSCSVWGERKNEFLNISLDSFGQDSIFDKLFKSNGKLLFLGADFHSCTYLHYIEQSFGIPYRYLKIFKGKIKDGENEYLSECKFYVRYLDKNVVLETERLKKHLLEEKIMSETLVGDGSILSVDARKLYDEVFKMLKKDIFYLLREPVEI; from the coding sequence ATGAATTTTCTTTATGAATTTAGCAATAAAAAAATAAGTAGCGAGGACTTTAAACTAGCATTTAAGAAATTAGGAATAAAAGAGGGAGATGTAGTATTTCTTCACAGTGATATAACTGTTTTTGGAAAGCTTATATTAACAGATAGAAAGAAATTTTTTAATGATATACTATCTTCAGTTAAGGATGTAGTTGGAAAAAAAGGTGTAGTTATAATGCCGACTTTTTCTTACAGCTTTTGTAATGGTGAAGTTTTTGATGTGAAGAAAACTAAGGGTACAGTTGGCGCACTAAATGAATTTTTTAGAAAAAGTGAAGATACAGTAAGAACTGTTCAGCCTATTTTCTCTTGCAGCGTATGGGGAGAAAGAAAAAATGAATTTCTAAATATTTCCCTGGATTCCTTCGGACAGGATTCCATTTTTGATAAATTGTTTAAAAGTAATGGTAAACTATTGTTCTTGGGAGCAGATTTTCACTCCTGTACCTATCTTCATTATATAGAGCAGAGTTTTGGTATTCCATATAGATATTTAAAGATTTTTAAGGGAAAGATAAAAGATGGGGAAAATGAATATCTTTCAGAATGTAAATTTTATGTTAGGTATCTAGACAAAAATGTTGTGCTAGAAACTGAAAGGTTAAAGAAGCATCTTTTAGAAGAAAAAATTATGAGTGAAACTTTAGTAGGTGATGGAAGTATTTTATCAGTTGATGCAAGAAAGCTTTATGATGAGGTATTTAAAATGCTTAAGAAGGATATATTTTATTTACTAAGGGAACCTGTGGAAATATAG
- a CDS encoding acyl carrier protein produces MDKLKAIFAEVLDIDIEDVKDSTERDVIDEWDSFSHLMLINELENRLKIKFTMDEVESIKTFKDLEKTVSKKC; encoded by the coding sequence ATGGATAAGTTAAAAGCAATATTTGCAGAGGTGCTAGATATAGATATTGAGGATGTTAAAGATAGCACAGAAAGAGATGTTATAGATGAGTGGGATTCTTTTAGTCACTTAATGCTTATAAATGAGCTTGAAAATAGATTGAAAATAAAATTTACAATGGATGAAGTTGAAAGTATTAAGACCTTTAAAGATCTTGAAAAGACTGTAAGTAAGAAATGTTAG
- a CDS encoding HAD-IIIC family phosphatase: MTTSEYIKEYRKIKNDSYSKTIKIAYLPGSTLRGVKETLGVMCAYMGIKAHTYMSEYNQYSQQILDYSSDLYKSNPDVVIIAVDLETAIGDDYFKGFTMGSEERIKLKDKILKEFKLLINTIRKNLNCSVIVHNFEVPFYSPMGILENKQEFGFSEMVETINLELRNQFKNVDRVYIFDYDKFLSRIGKGIERDYKMYYLGDMKLDMKYVPELCREYMNYVKPIMSSIKKCLVLDLDGTLWGGVVGEDGIEGIKLGPTGSGKPFYEFQKYIKSLFKKGVILAVNSKNNYDDAMEVIRKHPYMVLREEDFADFEINWQDKASNMRAIAKKLNIGIDSMVFMDDDKLNCEIVRESFKGEVKVVNMPSDPSLYLKTIMDISDEFNVLYLTDEDKKKGLMYAQNRKREELKEEINSIDEYLKALNIRAEVKIDDEFNISRVAQLTQKTNQFNLTTKRYFENDIENFMRDENCLVLSISVKDKFGDNGICGVGIIKKENNIWDIDTLLLSCRVMGRKIEYAIMNYIESKALNEGINTIRASYVPTKKNIPVKDLYESMGFKCIKEENGTKFYEKTAGNQVDKPEFIDIV; the protein is encoded by the coding sequence ATGACTACATCAGAATATATTAAAGAGTATAGGAAAATTAAAAATGACAGTTATAGTAAAACTATAAAAATTGCATATTTACCAGGGTCTACCCTTAGAGGTGTAAAAGAAACTCTAGGGGTTATGTGTGCTTATATGGGTATAAAAGCTCATACGTATATGAGTGAATACAATCAATATAGTCAGCAAATTTTAGATTATAGTAGTGACTTGTACAAATCAAATCCGGATGTAGTAATAATTGCAGTGGATTTAGAAACTGCAATTGGTGATGATTACTTTAAAGGTTTTACAATGGGAAGCGAGGAAAGAATAAAACTAAAGGATAAAATTTTAAAAGAATTTAAATTACTTATAAATACTATAAGAAAAAATTTAAATTGCAGTGTTATTGTACATAATTTTGAAGTGCCGTTTTATTCTCCTATGGGGATTTTGGAAAACAAACAGGAGTTTGGTTTTTCAGAAATGGTTGAAACTATCAATTTGGAATTAAGAAACCAATTTAAAAATGTTGATAGAGTGTATATATTTGATTATGATAAATTTTTAAGCAGAATTGGTAAAGGGATTGAAAGAGATTATAAGATGTACTATCTCGGAGATATGAAGCTTGATATGAAATATGTGCCAGAACTTTGTCGTGAATACATGAATTATGTAAAACCTATTATGTCATCTATAAAGAAATGTTTGGTTTTAGACTTGGATGGAACCCTTTGGGGTGGAGTTGTAGGGGAAGATGGCATTGAAGGGATAAAACTAGGTCCAACGGGGTCAGGAAAGCCTTTTTATGAATTCCAAAAATACATAAAGTCACTTTTTAAAAAGGGAGTAATTTTGGCTGTTAATAGTAAGAATAACTATGATGATGCCATGGAAGTAATAAGAAAACATCCATATATGGTGCTGAGAGAAGAGGATTTTGCAGATTTCGAGATAAACTGGCAGGATAAGGCATCAAATATGAGAGCAATAGCTAAAAAGCTAAACATAGGTATAGATAGCATGGTTTTCATGGACGATGATAAGCTTAATTGTGAAATAGTTAGAGAAAGCTTCAAAGGTGAGGTTAAGGTTGTAAATATGCCTTCGGACCCGTCGCTATATTTAAAGACAATTATGGATATAAGTGATGAATTCAACGTTTTATACTTAACCGATGAAGATAAGAAGAAGGGCCTTATGTATGCTCAAAACAGAAAAAGAGAAGAGTTAAAAGAAGAGATTAATAGTATAGATGAATACTTAAAAGCATTGAATATACGTGCAGAGGTAAAAATAGATGATGAGTTCAATATTTCTAGAGTAGCACAATTAACTCAAAAAACAAACCAATTTAATTTGACAACTAAAAGGTATTTTGAAAATGATATAGAGAATTTTATGAGGGATGAAAATTGTTTAGTTTTGTCTATTTCAGTTAAAGATAAATTTGGAGACAATGGTATTTGCGGGGTAGGCATAATAAAGAAAGAAAATAATATATGGGATATTGATACGCTACTTTTAAGCTGTAGAGTAATGGGGAGAAAAATAGAATATGCCATAATGAATTATATTGAGAGTAAGGCTTTAAATGAAGGGATTAATACCATAAGGGCAAGCTATGTTCCTACAAAAAAGAATATTCCTGTAAAAGATTTGTATGAAAGCATGGGGTTTAAGTGTATAAAAGAAGAAAATGGTACTAAATTTTATGAAAAGACAGCAGGAAATCAAGTTGATAAACCTGAATTTATAGATATAGTTTAA
- a CDS encoding motility associated factor glycosyltransferase family protein, with protein MERKLEIVKTKTENYTIKVDGVFIHSKYDPLREAETFAIKNIELIKNSRYIVIYGFGLGYHIEAVLRHMNEESMLAVFDADLEVIKEAKKQSLYKKLIKNPRLKCFFDYGDEFLKEFSKSLSLAKNIIIYRPSLKVLPEEFGHMARLLKGYELAKIEIEKHGKLAEYNYDMNLKKTHKKMQDFLSFYSFGCENIVLVSSGPSLDYNIESLKKVRDRVKIFCAGSAAEFLIKNHIIPDMICIIDPQDIVYTQLQSILNKNIPLCFLSSACSRVVSEWSGEKFLFFNDFNAARENNDVVVETGKSVATAILSIAVLKKPKKVIFIGQDLAYLNGKSHHDNYGSSQSSGIKKVRSVDGEYLETNEGFLYFKSWIEQKIMKSKDIEFINCSSGAEIKGTIASKLIDAIK; from the coding sequence ATGGAAAGAAAACTTGAAATTGTAAAAACCAAGACTGAAAATTATACCATAAAAGTAGACGGTGTATTCATTCACAGCAAATATGATCCTTTAAGGGAAGCAGAAACCTTTGCTATAAAAAATATAGAATTAATTAAAAATTCAAGGTACATTGTTATTTATGGTTTTGGCTTGGGATATCATATTGAGGCTGTGCTTAGGCACATGAACGAAGAAAGTATGCTTGCCGTTTTTGATGCGGATTTAGAAGTTATAAAGGAAGCTAAAAAACAAAGTTTGTATAAAAAACTAATTAAAAATCCTAGGCTTAAATGTTTTTTTGATTATGGTGATGAGTTTTTGAAGGAATTTTCAAAATCTCTTTCGCTAGCTAAAAATATTATTATATATAGACCTTCTCTTAAAGTACTTCCAGAGGAGTTTGGTCATATGGCAAGGTTACTTAAGGGTTATGAGCTTGCTAAAATAGAGATTGAGAAACATGGAAAATTAGCTGAGTATAACTATGATATGAATTTAAAGAAAACCCATAAAAAAATGCAGGATTTTTTAAGCTTTTATAGCTTTGGCTGTGAAAACATAGTTCTTGTTTCTTCAGGGCCATCGCTTGATTATAATATAGAAAGTTTAAAGAAAGTAAGAGATAGAGTAAAAATATTTTGTGCAGGTAGTGCTGCTGAATTTTTAATTAAGAATCATATCATTCCAGACATGATATGTATAATTGATCCTCAAGATATAGTCTATACTCAGCTTCAATCAATTCTAAATAAAAATATACCTCTTTGTTTTTTGTCTTCAGCATGTAGTAGAGTGGTTTCAGAGTGGAGTGGAGAGAAATTTCTATTCTTTAATGATTTTAACGCTGCAAGGGAAAATAACGATGTTGTGGTGGAAACAGGGAAATCTGTAGCTACTGCTATTTTAAGTATAGCTGTACTTAAGAAGCCTAAAAAAGTCATATTCATTGGTCAAGATTTAGCTTACTTAAATGGGAAGTCTCATCACGATAATTATGGAAGTTCACAAAGCAGCGGAATTAAAAAAGTAAGATCTGTTGATGGAGAATACCTTGAAACAAATGAGGGTTTTTTGTATTTTAAGAGTTGGATTGAACAAAAAATAATGAAATCTAAGGATATTGAATTTATAAATTGCAGTAGTGGTGCAGAGATAAAGGGAACAATAGCAAGCAAGCTTATAGATGCTATTAAATAA
- a CDS encoding motility associated factor glycosyltransferase family protein, protein MNNITQITLNSLDNKEEQYCIEKSTDNKNIIKVEKNKKNIYLGSKYNVKKDIDKFLNEMGDYNKESIFVCFGLGAGEHIKELLKITENNIIVVIEQDNKVINTLVKNKVNLEVLQSDRVILSNFSANDIKALFQLLIPKEEVNNTNFAFYANYKRVYENEALETLKVYTTFLRNALIEVNTLMVHSQHFYKSFMGNLKYILDSVAVNKLKSNYNKDMPVVVVSAGPSLEKNIRFLKDCQDKCIIITGGRTLKTLLDLDIKPDYVCVVDPDVPAYDVMRGTFDCTAPLLFCEYTYYEILRDYKGEKIFFNDIGMLGLQKEFLNYDVDNIFEGGSVAHVCAGLGVYIGGDPIIFIGQDLAYTNDKAHADSAGDTNVEGDKKIVYVEDINGDIIKSDSVLNFYRIKLEEMTQLFKENNFINSTEGGANIKGTKIIPLKEVLKKFCLNKKKDYTLGENIGKYVSREQVVCKLMDAKKIMNKVKKEIEASIDLCSEFLEKENRWNKTIIDNINRKLSKTDKLINSSIGEMEFMRNLILPNIYESSMNKEYKQKYNETEKEKIKRVYKKNILLYNGIKTSIMEAGPEIEKCIKSLKES, encoded by the coding sequence ATGAATAATATAACACAAATTACTTTAAATAGTTTAGATAATAAAGAAGAGCAGTACTGTATAGAAAAAAGTACGGATAATAAAAATATTATAAAGGTTGAAAAAAATAAAAAAAATATATATTTAGGAAGTAAGTACAATGTAAAAAAAGATATAGATAAGTTTTTAAATGAAATGGGAGACTATAATAAGGAAAGCATTTTTGTATGCTTTGGACTTGGAGCAGGAGAACATATAAAGGAACTTCTTAAAATAACAGAAAACAATATTATAGTTGTAATTGAACAGGATAATAAAGTTATAAATACTCTTGTTAAAAATAAAGTAAATTTAGAAGTACTTCAAAGTGATAGAGTCATTTTAAGTAATTTTAGTGCAAACGATATAAAAGCTTTATTTCAATTACTTATTCCGAAAGAGGAAGTTAATAATACTAATTTTGCTTTTTATGCAAATTACAAAAGAGTCTATGAAAATGAAGCTCTTGAGACCTTAAAAGTTTATACAACTTTTTTGAGAAATGCATTGATTGAAGTAAATACGCTTATGGTTCATTCACAACATTTTTATAAATCATTTATGGGAAATTTAAAATATATATTAGACAGTGTTGCTGTAAATAAGCTAAAAAGTAACTACAATAAAGATATGCCTGTGGTGGTAGTTTCCGCAGGACCATCTCTTGAAAAAAATATTCGTTTTTTAAAAGATTGTCAGGATAAATGTATAATTATAACAGGAGGAAGAACTTTAAAAACTCTTTTAGATTTAGATATAAAACCTGATTATGTATGTGTTGTAGATCCAGATGTACCAGCCTATGATGTTATGAGGGGAACCTTTGATTGTACAGCACCTCTTTTGTTTTGCGAGTATACTTATTATGAAATACTTAGAGACTATAAGGGAGAAAAAATATTTTTTAATGATATAGGAATGCTTGGGTTACAAAAGGAATTTTTAAACTATGATGTTGATAACATATTCGAAGGTGGTTCTGTTGCTCATGTTTGCGCCGGTCTTGGAGTATATATTGGTGGTGATCCAATTATTTTTATAGGTCAGGATCTTGCCTATACTAATGACAAAGCTCATGCTGATTCAGCAGGTGATACAAATGTAGAAGGAGATAAAAAGATAGTATATGTTGAGGATATAAACGGAGATATTATAAAGTCAGATTCTGTTTTGAATTTTTATAGAATTAAACTTGAAGAAATGACACAGCTATTTAAAGAAAATAATTTTATAAATTCAACTGAGGGAGGAGCCAATATAAAAGGTACAAAAATAATTCCTCTTAAGGAAGTTCTTAAAAAATTTTGTTTAAATAAGAAAAAAGATTATACTTTGGGTGAAAATATAGGGAAATATGTGAGTAGAGAACAAGTAGTATGTAAGTTAATGGATGCTAAAAAAATAATGAATAAAGTAAAAAAAGAAATAGAAGCATCAATTGATTTATGCAGTGAATTTTTAGAGAAAGAGAATAGGTGGAATAAAACTATAATAGACAACATAAATAGAAAGCTTAGCAAAACTGATAAGCTTATAAACAGTAGCATTGGAGAAATGGAGTTTATGAGGAATTTAATTCTCCCTAATATATACGAATCGAGTATGAATAAAGAATATAAGCAAAAGTATAATGAAACTGAAAAAGAAAAGATAAAACGTGTTTATAAAAAAAACATATTGTTATATAATGGTATTAAAACATCAATAATGGAAGCTGGCCCTGAAATTGAAAAATGTATAAAAAGCTTGAAAGAATCATAA
- a CDS encoding flagellin: MVINHNLNAMNALRQMNINNGEAANSIEKLSSGYRINKAGDDAAGLAISEKMRAQINGLNQSTRNAQDGISLVQTAEGNLNESQAILQRMRELAVQSATGTNTSTDRANLELEFKQLQSEVTRIAVQSEFNTKKLLDGSLTGTAQMTFQIGANSGQTISLSINNMSATSLGVNTTSASISTQTGAQAAITSVQKAIDTVSSERAKLGSVQNRLEHTINNLNTDSENLQSAESRIRDVDMASEMMNYTKSNVLVQAAQAMLSQANQTPNNVLQLLR; the protein is encoded by the coding sequence ATGGTTATCAATCACAATTTAAATGCAATGAATGCATTAAGACAAATGAACATCAACAATGGTGAGGCAGCAAACTCTATCGAGAAATTATCATCAGGTTACAGAATAAACAAAGCTGGTGATGACGCAGCAGGACTTGCAATATCAGAAAAGATGAGAGCTCAGATAAATGGTCTTAACCAATCTACAAGAAATGCTCAAGACGGTATATCTTTAGTTCAAACTGCTGAAGGAAACTTAAATGAAAGCCAAGCTATACTTCAGAGAATGAGAGAGCTTGCAGTTCAATCAGCAACTGGTACTAACACAAGTACTGATAGAGCTAACCTTGAATTAGAGTTCAAACAACTTCAAAGTGAAGTTACAAGAATAGCTGTTCAATCAGAGTTCAACACTAAGAAATTATTAGATGGAAGTCTTACTGGAACTGCACAAATGACATTCCAGATAGGAGCTAATAGTGGACAGACTATATCTCTTTCAATAAACAACATGAGCGCAACTTCATTAGGAGTTAATACAACATCTGCTTCAATATCAACACAAACAGGAGCACAAGCTGCTATTACTTCAGTTCAAAAAGCAATAGATACAGTTTCAAGTGAAAGAGCTAAATTAGGTTCTGTTCAGAACAGACTTGAGCACACAATCAATAACTTAAACACAGATTCAGAAAACTTACAATCAGCTGAATCAAGAATCAGAGACGTTGATATGGCTAGTGAAATGATGAACTACACTAAGAGCAACGTGTTAGTTCAGGCTGCACAAGCAATGCTTTCACAAGCAAACCAAACACCAAACAACGTTCTTCAGTTATTAAGATAG